The following DNA comes from Amycolatopsis solani.
CCGTCACGAGCGCGTCGCGCAGGGGTTCGACGACTTTGCCGAGCTGGTGCCAGACCATCCGCGCGCCGAACGCGCCGAGCACGGCGGCCGCGCCGAACAACGTCAGCCAGCCGAGGCCGCCTGCCGGGTTGCCGACCACGAAGCCGCGGTCCACGGACAGCTCGACCAGCCGTCCCGAGAAGAACGCGGGTATGCCTTCGAGCAGCGAGCACACCAGCAGCACGACGCCGCCGCGCCACTGCCCGGCGAGGGCGGACCAGTACAACCGGCGCAGGCTCACTCGTCGTCCTCTGTGAAGACACCGCGGTAGGCGGGTTCTCGCCAAAGGGCGGCGTGTGGGGCGACCGCGCGGATCCGGCCGTCCTCGAGCCAGACGACCAGGTCAGCGCGGGCGGCGGTGCCGGCCCGATGGGTCACGACGACCCGCGTGCGGCCCGGCAGCGCCCCGGCCAAGGCGCGCTCGACCGCTGCCTCGGTGACCGTGTCGAGGCTGGCGGTGGCGTCGTCGAAGATCAGGACGCGCGGGTTGTGCACGATCGCCCGGGCGAGTCCGAGCCGCTGGGCTTCTCCTCCCGACAGGGGCGTCTCGGTCAGCGGCGTCCGGTAGCCCTCGGGCAGCCGGACGATCACCTCGTCGACTTGCGCGGTCCGGCAAGCGCCGCGGATTGCGGACTCGCCGGCCCATGAGCCGTAGCCGACCGCGTCGGCGACTGTGGTGCCGAGCAGGACCGGACGCTCGAAGGCGTAGCCGACGACCGCGCGTAGCTCCTCCGGGCGGATGCACTCCAGCGGACGGCCGTCGAGGACGACCTGACCCTCGTCGGGCGTGAGCAGCCCGCCGATAACGGCGGCCAGCGCGGATTTGCCCGAGCCAGAACGGCCGACGACCGCCAGAAACGTGCCGCCGTCGATGCGTAGGTCGATCTCCGCCAGCGCGCCGGTGACGCTGACGTGGCGGACCTCGAGAGTGCCGTCGCCGGGTAGGAGCGGGAGCTTGCCGGGCACGGGGGCGGGCTCGTCGAGGACGTCGACGAGCCGTTCGGCGCAGCCGCGCGCCCGGGACAGCATGGTGAGCATCGGGATCTGGGTGACCAGACCGAGGCCGAGGGCGACGTAGCCGAGCGTGGCCACGACGTCGCCGATGCTCAGCCGGCCACTCAGCACCCCGAAGCCGGCGGCGGCCAGCACGGACAGCTCGACCGCCGGGGTCAGCAAGCCCGCGCGCCAGACCATCCGGGCCTGGGTACGCCACAGGCGCTGGCCGGCGAGCGTCAGCTGAAACAGCGGGCGCAGGACTCGCTCGGCTTCGCGATCAGCCGTGCCGGACGCCGCGATCGTGCGGAGGCCGGCGACCGCGTCGACCATGCGGGCCGCGAGCTCGCCGGACACCTGCTGGTAGGTGAGGACGTCGTCGGCGGTGCGGCGCAAATGGCTCCGCGCGAGCAGCAAGGCGAACGGGATGCTGCCCAGGAAGACCAGCGCCAGCCGCCAGTCGATTAAGGCGAGGAGGACGATCGCGCCGGAGGAGATGACCAGCATCGAGGCGCACTGGACGACGATCGCGGCGATGCCGCCCGCGCCGGTGCAGTCGCCGGTGAGGCGGCTGATCGCGTCGCCCTCCGCGAAGCGGGAACGGGTGGCGCCCAGCGCGAACAGCTTGTCCGAGAGGGTGCGGCGCAGCCAGGCGGACGCCGTCGCGGTCAGGTGAGTTGTCAGGATTCCGCCGAGGACGTCGGCGGCGATCTCCGCGCCGCCGACCAGCAGCAGCCAAGAGACCTCGGGCCAGCTCGGGCGGCCCGCGACCACGGCGTCCACCGCGGCCGCGAGCGCGCCGGGGAGGAGGAGGCCGGCCGCGGTGGCGATCAGCGCGATGCCCACCACGGCCGTCAGGCGGAGGCGGTCGAGGGCGGCCACCTTGACCAGCAGCCGATCGGCGGGGCCGCGCATCTCACTCCTTCGGACAGGTACCGCCGGGGCGGAACCGGGGTCAGAATGAACGTGCGGGAGCGGCGCACTTGGCCTGTGCCGCTCCCGCACCAGTTCACCTCGGCGCTAGGTGCCGGCGATCCGTCGGGTCAGTAGCAGGTCAGGAGGCTGAGCGTGCTGTTGGCGCAGGAGGCGAGCAGGCTCAGGTTCGACGCGCCGCCGTGGCCGTGGCCGCCGCCGTGGCCGCCGTCGAGCACCTCGGGGGTCTCCATGGCCTGCAGCTCCAGAACGAGTTCCATCGATGTTCCTTTCTGTTCCTTCGGGATCCGCCGGTCAGCGACCGGAGGTCTGGGGGGACGGCGTGCGGCCCAGGAGGGGCAGCACCTCCTTGCCGTCCAGGAGGGCGGTGAGGGCGAGGAGGATTCCCGCGCCGCCGGTCTTGACGTCCATCGACAGGCGCAGCAGCTGGTTGCCGGGGAACGCGAGGCCGCCCTTGAACGGGACCGCGTACCAGGACAGCCGAGCCAGGTGGAGGTCGATCGCCGCGCGGATCGACGGTGATGGGTCCGGGTCCATGCCCAGTGCGACCGCCAGCCCGCAGCGGCCGTAGAGCAGGCCCGGGTGGATGACGAACTCGCCGCGGCAGGACTCGCGCAGGGCGGGGAGGCTCTCGCAGGCGTCGGCGTCCGGGCGGTGGCGCGCCAGCTGCTCGGCGACCAGGAGGATTCCGGCACTGCCGACGCCGGCGTACGGCAGGGTGCGGGACGCGCCGTCGCGGACCTGCAGTGAGCCGTCGTCGGTCGCGACGCACTCCTCGAGGTCGCGGGTCAGCGCCTGGTCGGCGAACGAGAGCCAGGCGGGCTCGCCGGTGCGCTCGAAGAGCCGGATGAACAGCAGCGCGGGCCCGGTCCAGCCGGACAGCAGGCCGGCGCGGGCGAAGTTGCCGGGCGGCGCCGCCGTCTCCAGCGCCTCGGCCAGCCGGACGGCCGTGGTCAGCGCCTGGCGGCCGAACTCGTTGTCCTGGCGGACCGCCGCGAAGTGCAGCATCGCGAGGCCGATGCCGGCGAGGCCGCTCTCGAGCGCGTGGTCGGTCGTCTGCTCGACCAGGCGCGCGGACGACGACAGCAGCTTCGTGGCCTCGTCGTGGTGGCCGAAGTTCTCCAGGACGTAGGCGATGCCGTAGCTGCCGTCGTAAAAACCCGGGCGGGTCGGCGGGTCGCGGCGGACCGCATCGATCAGCCAGCGCTCGTGCTCGGGGAACCGGCCGGCGCCGGTGACGTCGAGGGCGTGCAGCACGCCCGCGGCGCCGACGCCGAAGCAGGCGCCGCCGACCCGGAACTGCTCGATGTCGCCGGGGAACAGCCGGTCCTGGCGCGCCGGGGTCGCGCTGGCCAGGATCGCCTCGGCGATCTGCTTGCGGACCAGCGGCCAGTCGGGTTTCTCCTGGTCGAGCTCGGTGTGGACCGGGGCGGGCACCGCGGGGGCCAGCACCGCGACCGCGGCGTCGGCGTAGCCCGCGGGGAGCGCGAACCGGCGTTCGACGAACTCCGCGATGCCGGGCAGCTTCGGCGGGGCGAGCTCCGTCAACTGGGAGAGCGGCAGGAACAGCCAGAGCCGCAACGCGGCGAGCGCGTGCTCGTCGATCTCGAAGCCGGTGCGGTCGGCCGGGGCGCGGAAGCCGGGGGCGCCCAGGGCCGGGCGGTCGCCGGATTCGACGTCGAAGGCCATTTCGAAGTCGATCAGGGAGATCCGGTCGTCGTCGTCGATCAGGATGTTCAGCGGGTGCAGGTCGCCGAAGACGACGCCGCGGGCGTGGATGGCCTGGATCGCCTTCTCGACGCCTTCGATGACGTCGAGCGCGCGCCGGGCGTAGTCGGCGAGGTCGGCGTCCGTCGTGCCGCGCCTGGTCAGCGGGTAGTTGCGGGCCAGCCAGTTGCCCAGCGAGGTGCCCGGCAGGTATTCCATGGCCAGGTAGTGGTGCTCCCAGACGGTGAACCGTTCGAAGACCCTCGGCACCCCCGGGACGCCGGCCAGCCGGTCGAGGACGTCGTGCTCGTGGCGGAGCCGTTCGACGGCGTCGATCCGCGCCTTGTCGAGGCCGGCGTGCGGGCGAGCCTCCTTGAGGACGACCGGATCGCCACCCGCCTTGGGGTCGGCTACGTAGACGCCGCCGCCGTTCGAGAAGTGCAGCGAACTCGTCACCCGGTAGTGGAATTGACTCGGGTCGCCGGACTTACGCGCGGCAACGCTGTTCCGCAAACAGGCCGGAATCTTCACCCAGTCGGGCACCGAGAACGTCGGCTCCCGCTTATCCGGTACGAGCCGTCCGTCCGGCTTGCGGATCGCCAGAACGCGGTTGCCGTCGTGTTCGACCCACTGTTCGGCGAATCCGCCGTAACGCACGTAGAGTGGACCGTCGCCGTATCGGAGGTCGCTCAGGATATAGGCCCCGTGCTCGCCTTCGAGCCGTGCCGAGAGGTCTTCGAGAACCCGCTCGAGCTGCCTCTCGTCCACCGGGTAAATCGTCACCAGCTTGGCGCTGCCGTCCCGCGGCGCGTATTTCGAATTCCGGGCGAGCAGGGTCAGCATCGAGCGGAGGTGCTTGTACGAGACGCGGTGCTCGAGGCAGTACTCGTGCACCTGCTCGAGGACCCGGCGAGCATTGTCCAGACCGGCGGAGACGTGGATTTTCCAGCCCTGGCCAGGGAGAACCCGGCCCCGCGGGTGCAGCACGCGCCAGACGCCGCGGTCGGTGACGGCCCAGCCGGCCGGCGCCTGCAGCGCCGAAGCGAATTCGTCGACCGGCGCGCCGATTTCCGGTTGTTCGTCGTAGAACAACGGGTCGGCGAAGCAATATGCTTCGTAGCGCAGGTCCATCCCGGATACCTCTCCGTGCGATCCCCCAGGCCACCGCAGCGCCGGGACGAGGAATATTCCCCCATGCTGAACGGCCCCGCGCCAATCCGCCAACCCGGGGGTTCAACTGGGCTATCCGAGGTAGGCAAAAAGAGCACTTACCAGTCGGTACCGGGACTGAGGGTGATTTTCACCCGGCGGACAACCACTCCGTAGTGGAGTAACACGAAGCTTTTTATCTCATTCCCGCAGGTCCACACAAGAGCCGATCGGAACAACGGCGTCGAATTGGCAGAATGCCATCAAGGCGAGCCGGTGATCAATTGACCCGGTAGCCCCAGGTCACGTGAGCGCAAATTGTCCACAGTGGAGCGTGACGTGGCCCGCGCCACGCCGCGGCACCTCGGCGGGCGGCGCCGCCGGTACCACGGAGTAAGTTGGCGCCCGGCGAGCGGAAGGAGGAACGGGTGATCTTCGGGTTCGCCGTGACGGTCGCCGTGGCCGCCACGCTCGTCGCGCTCTGGAGCTTCGTCCAGTCGGCGCGCAACAAGCTGCCGGACAACCCGCTCCTGATCGCGCTCGCGGTCCTCGAGCTGCTGCTGGTCGCCCAGCTGGTGATCGGCATCGTGCTGCTCGCCGGCGGTGACCGCCCCGGCAGCCTCGCGACCTACCTGGCCTACCTGATCGGCAGCCTGGTCGTGCTGCCGGTCGGCGCCGTCTGGGCGCTGGCCGAGCGGAGCCGCTCGAGCACGGCGGTGCTGGGCATCGCCTGCCTGGCCATCCCGGTGATGGTGCTGCGACTGAACGAGGTGTGGAGTGGAGCAACGGCGTAGGACGGCCACCGGCCCCGGACGCGTGCTCGTCGCCGTGTACGCGATCTTCGCGCTGGCCGCGACGTCGCGGGCCGGCGTCCAGATCGGCACGAAGTTCCACGAAGCGCCGCTCGCCTACCTGCTCTCGGCGTTCGCCGCCGTCGTCTACATCGTCGCGACGATCGCGCTGGCCCGCCGCGGTGACGGCTGGTGGCGCGTGGCCCTCGTGGCCTGCTCGATCGAGCTGCTGGGCGTGCTCACCATCGGCACGCTGAGCCTGGTCGACGCGGCCGCGTTCCGCCACCCGACCGTCTGGTCGGTCTACGGCGAGGGCTACCTGTTCATCCCGCTCGTCCTGCCGGTCATCGGCCTGTACTGGCTGCGCAAGACCGCGCCGGCCGAGGTCGCGGCATAACAGTACGGGAACTGCACGTAGTCCCCGCGGGGAAATAAATACGGATTCCACCGGCGACTTTCGTCGGTTCCGGACATTCCCCTGAAACTCGGACACTCTTGTCGTTCGGTCCCCACCGGCTTTCCCCCCACGCGGCTCTCCCCCGCGTGAAAGGAGTGAGCGTGAAATTCGGCAAGTTCGTCCTGCTGGCCGCGAGCACCGCACTGGCCGTGGTCGGCCTCGGCGGCCCCGCGTCCGCCGAGAGCACCCCGCAGGCCCAGCCGTCGATCATCGGCGGCAGCAACGCCACGAGCGGCCCCTGGGCGGCCCGGCTGTTCGTGAACGGCCAGCAGAACTGCACCGCGACGATCATCGCGCCGCAGTACATCCTCACCGCCAAGCACTGCGTCAGCAGCTCCGGCACGTACACGTTCCGGATCGGCAGCCTGGACCAGACCAGTGGCGGCACGACGGCCACCGGCTCCACCATCACGCGCTACCCGGGCTCCGCCGACCTGGCGATCGTCAAGCTCACGACGTCGGTCAGCGCGACGTACTCGCCGCTGGGCAGCGTCGGTGACGTCGCGGTCGGGCAGAACGTCTCGGTCTACGGCTGGGGCGCTACCAGCCAGTGCGGCTCCGAGATCAACTGCCAGTCGCGGTACCTGAAGGTCGCGACGGTCCGGGTCAACTCGATCGGCTGCAGCGACTACACCGGCGGCGTCGCGGTGTGCGCGAACCGCGTAAACGGCATCACCGCCGGCGGCGACTCGGGCGGCCCGATGTTCGCCTCCGGCCGCCAGGTCGGTGTCGCGTCGACCAGCGACCGGTCGAACAACACCGCGTACACGAACATCACGCGGTACCGCAGCTGGATTTCCCAGGTCGCCGGGGTCTGATTCCCGGGGAAAGGGGCCCGGTCGCGACCGGGCCCCTTTCCCGTGTCAGGAAGTGGAAATGTCGTCGAGCTGTTCGGCGGCCGGCCGGACCGGGTAGAGGTCGCCGCCCGGCTGCACCGGCACCTTCGGCAACGCCGTGCGCGCCGCGCGATCGCCCGCGTCGGCCGCCGCGTGCAGGACGTCCAGCGCCGCGTACGACCGGAAGTCCATTTCCGGGTACGGCCACGCCGGCTGGCCCTGCGTGGCGCCCGGAATCAGGAAGTCGACCGCCTTGAACAGCGTCGCGCCGCTGGGTGCGGTGTAG
Coding sequences within:
- a CDS encoding S1 family peptidase produces the protein MKFGKFVLLAASTALAVVGLGGPASAESTPQAQPSIIGGSNATSGPWAARLFVNGQQNCTATIIAPQYILTAKHCVSSSGTYTFRIGSLDQTSGGTTATGSTITRYPGSADLAIVKLTTSVSATYSPLGSVGDVAVGQNVSVYGWGATSQCGSEINCQSRYLKVATVRVNSIGCSDYTGGVAVCANRVNGITAGGDSGGPMFASGRQVGVASTSDRSNNTAYTNITRYRSWISQVAGV
- a CDS encoding SapB/AmfS family lanthipeptide, which produces MELVLELQAMETPEVLDGGHGGGHGHGGASNLSLLASCANSTLSLLTCY
- a CDS encoding ABC transporter ATP-binding protein; the protein is MRGPADRLLVKVAALDRLRLTAVVGIALIATAAGLLLPGALAAAVDAVVAGRPSWPEVSWLLLVGGAEIAADVLGGILTTHLTATASAWLRRTLSDKLFALGATRSRFAEGDAISRLTGDCTGAGGIAAIVVQCASMLVISSGAIVLLALIDWRLALVFLGSIPFALLLARSHLRRTADDVLTYQQVSGELAARMVDAVAGLRTIAASGTADREAERVLRPLFQLTLAGQRLWRTQARMVWRAGLLTPAVELSVLAAAGFGVLSGRLSIGDVVATLGYVALGLGLVTQIPMLTMLSRARGCAERLVDVLDEPAPVPGKLPLLPGDGTLEVRHVSVTGALAEIDLRIDGGTFLAVVGRSGSGKSALAAVIGGLLTPDEGQVVLDGRPLECIRPEELRAVVGYAFERPVLLGTTVADAVGYGSWAGESAIRGACRTAQVDEVIVRLPEGYRTPLTETPLSGGEAQRLGLARAIVHNPRVLIFDDATASLDTVTEAAVERALAGALPGRTRVVVTHRAGTAARADLVVWLEDGRIRAVAPHAALWREPAYRGVFTEDDE
- the lanKC gene encoding class III lanthionine synthetase LanKC; the protein is MDLRYEAYCFADPLFYDEQPEIGAPVDEFASALQAPAGWAVTDRGVWRVLHPRGRVLPGQGWKIHVSAGLDNARRVLEQVHEYCLEHRVSYKHLRSMLTLLARNSKYAPRDGSAKLVTIYPVDERQLERVLEDLSARLEGEHGAYILSDLRYGDGPLYVRYGGFAEQWVEHDGNRVLAIRKPDGRLVPDKREPTFSVPDWVKIPACLRNSVAARKSGDPSQFHYRVTSSLHFSNGGGVYVADPKAGGDPVVLKEARPHAGLDKARIDAVERLRHEHDVLDRLAGVPGVPRVFERFTVWEHHYLAMEYLPGTSLGNWLARNYPLTRRGTTDADLADYARRALDVIEGVEKAIQAIHARGVVFGDLHPLNILIDDDDRISLIDFEMAFDVESGDRPALGAPGFRAPADRTGFEIDEHALAALRLWLFLPLSQLTELAPPKLPGIAEFVERRFALPAGYADAAVAVLAPAVPAPVHTELDQEKPDWPLVRKQIAEAILASATPARQDRLFPGDIEQFRVGGACFGVGAAGVLHALDVTGAGRFPEHERWLIDAVRRDPPTRPGFYDGSYGIAYVLENFGHHDEATKLLSSSARLVEQTTDHALESGLAGIGLAMLHFAAVRQDNEFGRQALTTAVRLAEALETAAPPGNFARAGLLSGWTGPALLFIRLFERTGEPAWLSFADQALTRDLEECVATDDGSLQVRDGASRTLPYAGVGSAGILLVAEQLARHRPDADACESLPALRESCRGEFVIHPGLLYGRCGLAVALGMDPDPSPSIRAAIDLHLARLSWYAVPFKGGLAFPGNQLLRLSMDVKTGGAGILLALTALLDGKEVLPLLGRTPSPQTSGR